Proteins encoded in a region of the Mangrovibacillus cuniculi genome:
- a CDS encoding phage holin family protein produces the protein MWSTFSELQVIHAYLFGGVRFLDFLALLMLIDIISGVIKAAMQRRLRSRNALYGYARKILIFGVIIMANIIDNMLNLNGTVAFATVLFYIANEGLSILENLAQVGVKVPTVIIDKLHVIQEERKDGDKNG, from the coding sequence TACTTATTTGGGGGAGTAAGGTTTTTGGATTTCCTAGCATTGTTAATGCTCATTGATATTATATCTGGAGTCATCAAGGCTGCAATGCAACGTCGCCTTAGAAGTAGAAATGCACTCTATGGGTATGCTCGTAAAATTCTCATTTTCGGTGTCATTATTATGGCTAATATCATTGATAACATGCTTAATCTTAACGGTACGGTGGCGTTTGCTACGGTGCTTTTTTATATTGCAAATGAAGGACTATCTATTCTCGAAAACCTTGCTCAAGTTGGGGTTAAGGTCCCTACAGTCATTATTGATAAACTTCACGTAATACAGGAAGAACGAAAGGATGGTGATAAAAATGGTTAA
- a CDS encoding S-layer homology domain-containing protein: protein MMNGYADGTFGPNDTLTRGQFVSVLDRLGLLE, encoded by the coding sequence ATTATGAACGGGTACGCAGATGGCACTTTCGGACCCAACGACACTCTAACTAGGGGCCAATTCGTTTCTGTATTAGACCGATTAGGGTTATTAGAATAA